A stretch of Aureispira sp. CCB-E DNA encodes these proteins:
- a CDS encoding AraC family transcriptional regulator — MKQVSVPNDILTNTQDINLIHYKSKTELIKSKVAFSQYVFSFLIEGQKQIHNTDGILSINNNEFTLITNPVCLMTEKKGLDSNSYESCLLTFNDKILHDFQQKYAITPLPSEKLCKNVLKFSYDNYTQNFRRSLEILPHQQLSQEILTIKFQEIMLYLLHREPQILDSFLSQRHTNIETHFRYSVENNIYSNLSLDELAFLCNMSTSTFKRYFAKFYRTSPHKWMTNQRMNNAFQLLQQGKRPSEIFTDLGYKTLSSFTRAYKKHFGQLPSEQLPSRSISNK; from the coding sequence ATGAAACAAGTATCTGTTCCCAATGACATACTTACCAATACACAGGATATTAATTTAATCCATTACAAAAGTAAGACAGAGTTAATAAAAAGTAAAGTAGCTTTCTCTCAATATGTATTTAGTTTTCTAATTGAGGGTCAGAAACAAATCCACAACACCGATGGGATTTTATCCATCAACAACAACGAATTTACGCTCATTACGAACCCAGTTTGTTTGATGACAGAAAAAAAGGGACTGGATTCTAATAGTTATGAAAGCTGTTTGTTGACATTTAATGACAAGATTTTGCACGATTTTCAACAAAAATATGCCATTACACCTCTTCCTTCTGAGAAGCTTTGCAAAAATGTCTTAAAATTTAGCTATGACAATTACACTCAAAATTTTCGTCGTTCTTTAGAAATTTTACCCCATCAACAATTATCTCAAGAAATTCTAACCATCAAATTTCAAGAGATCATGCTCTATTTGTTGCACAGAGAGCCCCAAATCTTAGATTCTTTTCTTTCTCAACGACATACAAACATAGAAACACATTTTAGATATAGTGTTGAAAACAATATTTACTCCAACTTGAGTTTGGATGAATTGGCATTTTTATGCAACATGAGTACCTCTACTTTTAAGCGTTATTTTGCCAAATTTTATCGCACTTCACCCCACAAATGGATGACAAACCAACGGATGAATAATGCCTTTCAATTGTTGCAACAAGGCAAACGGCCTTCTGAAATTTTTACTGACTTGGGATACAAAACCCTTTCTAGTTTCACTAGAGCTTACAAAAAACATTTTGGTCAACTACCCAGTGAACAGCTCCCTTCTAGGAGTATTTCCAACAAATGA
- a CDS encoding YbhB/YbcL family Raf kinase inhibitor-like protein encodes MYQFLVFISIFLFSFNLKAQTFTLESNDLGGQATLQQVFNGFGCTGENISPQLSWKNAPKGTKSFAITMYDPDAPTGSGWWHWLAFDIPSTTKELKSGAGKAQSDLLPTGVIQSLTDYGTIGYGGPCPPEGHGFHTYILTVYALNTDKLGVDEKANPALVGYMINSKTIEKASIVVYYKR; translated from the coding sequence ATGTATCAATTTTTAGTATTCATCTCTATCTTTTTATTTTCATTCAATCTAAAAGCTCAAACATTTACTTTGGAAAGCAACGACTTAGGAGGACAAGCTACCCTCCAACAAGTTTTTAACGGCTTTGGCTGCACAGGAGAAAATATTTCACCACAATTATCATGGAAAAATGCCCCTAAAGGCACCAAAAGTTTTGCCATTACAATGTACGATCCTGATGCGCCAACAGGTAGTGGCTGGTGGCATTGGCTAGCTTTTGATATTCCTAGTACGACTAAAGAGCTAAAAAGTGGAGCAGGAAAAGCTCAAAGCGACCTGCTGCCAACAGGAGTAATTCAAAGCTTAACAGACTATGGAACTATTGGTTACGGAGGTCCTTGCCCGCCAGAAGGTCACGGTTTTCACACCTATATTCTTACTGTTTATGCCCTTAATACAGATAAATTAGGCGTAGACGAAAAGGCGAATCCTGCGTTAGTGGGTTATATGATCAATTCCAAAACCATTGAGAAAGCTTCTATTGTTGTCTATTATAAACGATAG
- a CDS encoding aminotransferase class V-fold PLP-dependent enzyme, whose translation MKNKEFRHYAHLMVDWMADYFEQIEDYPVKAQVQPREIYNQLPAQAPIEGEAMSAIFKDFQDIILPGITHWQHPNFFAYFPANTSFPSILGEMLTATLGAQCMIWDTSPAAAELEERVMNWLRDLMGIPDNFEGVIQDTASTATLTAILSAREKATNFDSNQNGITANNLRVYCSTETHSSIEKAVKIAGLGKKNLVKIPVDDQLRMRGDALEQAIQEDINNGLHPTCIVAAIGTTGTTAIDPLQEIAAISQKYAIWLHVDAAYAGSALILPEFQWMIQGIEQVDSFVFNPHKWLLTNFDCSVYFIKDKECLLRTFEILPEYLKTTNRGIVNDYRDWGVPLGRRFRALKLWFVLRSYGVKGLQKQLRTHIDLAQELTSWIQTSTDFEILAPTSLNLVCFRYHPTPINDAATLNNINETILQHLNKTGLLYLTHTKIKGQYAIRLVIGQTFVKAHHIKHAWQQIQEIARKTITA comes from the coding sequence ATGAAAAATAAAGAATTTCGCCACTATGCTCACCTAATGGTAGATTGGATGGCAGATTATTTTGAGCAAATCGAAGACTATCCTGTCAAAGCACAAGTTCAACCTAGGGAAATCTATAATCAACTACCTGCTCAAGCACCGATTGAAGGAGAAGCAATGTCTGCAATATTTAAAGATTTTCAAGACATTATTTTACCTGGCATTACCCATTGGCAGCACCCTAACTTTTTTGCTTATTTTCCAGCCAACACCTCTTTTCCCTCTATTTTGGGTGAAATGCTTACTGCTACTTTAGGCGCACAATGTATGATTTGGGATACCTCTCCTGCTGCTGCAGAATTGGAAGAACGTGTCATGAATTGGCTAAGAGATTTAATGGGTATTCCTGATAATTTTGAAGGGGTTATTCAAGATACCGCCTCTACAGCTACCTTAACTGCAATTTTATCTGCTCGAGAAAAAGCAACGAATTTTGATAGCAATCAAAACGGTATCACAGCCAATAACCTTAGAGTATACTGTTCAACAGAAACACACTCATCAATTGAAAAAGCTGTAAAAATTGCAGGTTTGGGTAAAAAAAACTTAGTTAAAATACCTGTTGACGATCAACTCCGTATGCGAGGAGATGCCCTAGAACAAGCCATTCAGGAAGATATCAACAATGGACTTCATCCAACCTGTATTGTTGCTGCAATTGGAACCACAGGAACCACTGCCATTGATCCACTACAAGAGATTGCTGCTATTAGTCAAAAATATGCTATATGGCTGCATGTCGATGCAGCTTATGCTGGTTCTGCTTTAATTTTGCCTGAGTTTCAGTGGATGATTCAGGGTATAGAGCAAGTTGATAGTTTTGTTTTTAATCCTCACAAATGGCTGTTGACTAATTTTGATTGCTCTGTTTATTTTATAAAAGACAAAGAATGCCTCTTGAGAACCTTTGAAATATTACCCGAATATTTAAAAACAACCAATAGAGGTATTGTCAACGATTATAGAGACTGGGGAGTACCTTTAGGAAGACGTTTTAGAGCCCTTAAATTATGGTTTGTGCTCCGCTCCTATGGTGTCAAAGGTTTGCAAAAACAGTTGCGAACACACATTGATTTAGCACAAGAACTTACTAGTTGGATTCAGACAAGTACTGATTTTGAGATCTTAGCTCCTACCAGTTTAAATCTTGTTTGCTTTCGTTACCACCCTACTCCTATCAACGATGCAGCAACACTAAACAATATTAATGAAACTATTTTGCAACACCTCAACAAAACTGGTCTTCTGTACTTGACACACACAAAGATCAAGGGGCAATATGCTATAAGACTAGTCATAGGACAAACCTTTGTTAAAGCGCATCATATTAAACATGCTTGGCAACAGATTCAAGAAATTGCTAGAAAAACCATAACAGCTTGA
- a CDS encoding VWA-like domain-containing protein → MSHQRILDEVAKTSIQLMLQETFYGHFFTSILKDVSERTSSIATTISSNQMIKLIVNPDYWDNTLKIPGDEEATKALRYGAIKHQILHIVFKHALRFPEFGNKKLFGIASDLAANQYIRSDQLTEDAIRMEDFPEFKLNRGQGIDYYYKRLSEELQDMQQDGGSGCGEDDEEDNAQSDDKAANGLNQAQNRLKELMENEDNEQLNQHKFWDEFERLSSAEQKMINAAINESIVNSVSRVKSKDYGKLPGGLQEYINLLVESLKPNVNWRRVLRIFTASSSRTRLKNTIRRPSKRYGTNPGIKIQSKQKILVAIDTSGSVNEDELREFFGELYHIWKQGAEIYVVECDTHIHNQYTYTGRPPELISGRGGTDFNAPIEFANEKHLPDAIVYFTDGYAPAPVVVSRKPILWMVTSQGIDKDTWDFLPGRKVKMTKQLA, encoded by the coding sequence ATGAGTCACCAACGCATACTAGATGAGGTCGCTAAAACAAGTATTCAATTAATGCTTCAAGAGACCTTCTATGGTCACTTTTTCACAAGTATTCTGAAAGATGTTTCAGAAAGAACGAGTTCGATTGCTACAACCATTAGCAGCAATCAGATGATCAAATTGATTGTCAACCCAGATTATTGGGATAACACATTAAAAATACCTGGCGACGAAGAGGCTACCAAAGCACTGCGTTATGGCGCCATCAAACATCAAATTCTGCACATCGTTTTCAAACATGCGCTACGTTTTCCTGAATTTGGCAATAAGAAGCTGTTTGGTATTGCTTCGGACTTAGCTGCCAATCAATACATTCGTTCCGACCAATTAACAGAAGATGCCATTCGAATGGAAGACTTTCCTGAATTCAAATTGAATAGAGGGCAAGGAATTGATTATTACTACAAACGCTTATCTGAAGAACTGCAAGATATGCAACAAGACGGTGGTAGTGGTTGTGGAGAAGATGATGAGGAGGATAATGCTCAAAGTGACGATAAGGCGGCTAACGGTTTGAATCAAGCTCAAAATCGCTTAAAGGAGTTGATGGAAAATGAAGACAACGAACAGTTGAATCAGCATAAGTTTTGGGATGAATTTGAAAGATTGTCTAGCGCCGAACAAAAAATGATTAATGCTGCCATCAATGAATCTATCGTTAACTCGGTTTCTAGGGTCAAATCCAAAGACTATGGCAAGTTGCCTGGCGGTCTTCAAGAATATATCAACTTACTAGTAGAATCTTTAAAACCTAATGTCAACTGGCGAAGAGTTTTGCGCATTTTTACAGCTAGTAGTAGCCGTACTCGTTTAAAAAACACGATACGAAGACCTTCTAAACGTTATGGTACAAACCCTGGAATTAAAATACAGTCAAAACAAAAGATTTTGGTAGCTATTGATACTTCTGGTTCGGTCAATGAGGATGAGTTAAGAGAATTTTTTGGTGAGTTGTATCACATTTGGAAACAAGGAGCAGAAATTTATGTCGTGGAGTGCGATACACATATTCACAACCAATATACTTACACAGGAAGACCGCCTGAACTTATTAGTGGTCGTGGAGGAACAGACTTTAATGCTCCAATTGAATTTGCTAATGAAAAACACCTACCTGATGCCATTGTCTATTTTACGGATGGCTATGCACCTGCTCCTGTTGTCGTTTCTAGAAAACCCATTTTATGGATGGTAACGAGCCAAGGTATTGACAAAGACACTTGGGATTTCTTGCCTGGAAGAAAGGTTAAGATGACCAAACAATTAGCCTAA